The following proteins come from a genomic window of Gadus chalcogrammus isolate NIFS_2021 unplaced genomic scaffold, NIFS_Gcha_1.0 GACHA156, whole genome shotgun sequence:
- the LOC130379016 gene encoding uncharacterized protein LOC130379016: protein MALSPTLDVEAAVRSSLQDAAFWKGVASSRNLLSLVGNHIEHARREDAVLSGVVETFGQLRYHLGASLPGSALLGGEQKAVAAALDRCQAFCVKPIHAAAYMLDPKHVGQQTLSGEQINSAYFVISNISHHLHLDQGKVLASFARFSAKEGLWKGGGIWSSCQHVSPSTWWKGLCSSEPLSAVASAILQIPPTTAACQALHARLAEAKARGGGAGGVAAERLERLVAVQTNLRVLEPSEHDFASPESEEDVKVSFESETQ, encoded by the coding sequence ATGGCGCTCTCGCCGACGCTGGACGTGGAGGCGGCGGTGCGGTCCTCGCTGCAGGACGCCGCCTTCTGGAAGGGCGTGGCCAGCAGCCGCAACCTGCTGTCGCTGGTGGGGAACCACATCGAGCACGCGCGGCGGGAGGACGCCGTGCTGTCGGGCGTGGTGGAGACCTTCGGCCAGCTGCGCTACCACCTGGGCGCCTCGCTGCCCGGCTCGGCGCTGCTCGGCGGCGAGCAgaaggcggtggcggcggcgctggACCGCTGCCAGGCGTTCTGCGTCAAGCCCATCCACGCCGCCGCCTACATGCTGGACCCCAAGCACGTGGGCCAGCAGACGCTGTCGGGCGAGCAGATCAACTCGGCCTACTTTGTCATCTCCAACATCtcgcaccacctccacctggacCAGGGCAAGGTGCTGGCCAGCTTCGCCCGCTTCTCCGCCAAGGAGGGGCTGTGGAAGGGTGGGGGCATCTGGAGCTCCTGCCAGCACGTGTCGCCCTCCACCTGGTGGAAGGGGCTGTGCTCGTCGGAGCCGCTGTCGGCGGTGGCGTCGGCCATCCTCCAGATCCCGCCCACCACTGCGGCGTGCCAGGCGCTGCACGCGCGGCTGGCGGAGGCCAAggcgcgggggggcggggccgggggcgtgGCGGCGGAGCGGCTGGAGCGGCTGGTGGCGGTGCAGACGAACCTCCGCGTGCTGGAGCCCAGCGAGCACGACTTCGCCTCGCCGGAGAGCGAGGAGGATGTGAAGGTGTCCTTCGAGTCGGAGACGCAGTAG